Proteins encoded within one genomic window of Candidatus Nezhaarchaeota archaeon:
- a CDS encoding thymidylate synthase has protein sequence MPLLVRARSIYDGWFKAVLAVLDHGSWVTKEDSRILEVEDLILYVEDLSKPAKHPEVLENIGCLSSTQLEAYVKQFMSSDRMGFTYTYGERLRAYACPRCGATFDQVAFVKEKLSRFPNTNQAVAVLYNPLKDSDSTRHNDPPCWNWVQFRLRKGELHITAVFRGHDYAKALYPNLYAIASLAEEIYPRGTRRLTLLSTSAHIYESDYKVVEKYVAPFRLLYRV, from the coding sequence ATGCCTCTTCTAGTGAGGGCTAGGAGCATATACGATGGGTGGTTTAAGGCTGTCTTAGCAGTATTGGATCACGGATCTTGGGTTACGAAGGAGGACTCCAGGATCCTAGAGGTAGAGGACTTGATTCTCTACGTTGAGGACTTATCGAAGCCCGCGAAGCATCCAGAGGTTCTTGAGAACATAGGGTGCTTAAGCTCAACTCAATTAGAAGCTTATGTCAAGCAGTTCATGTCGTCAGATAGGATGGGCTTCACGTACACGTATGGTGAGAGACTTAGAGCTTATGCTTGTCCAAGGTGCGGTGCAACGTTTGATCAAGTAGCGTTCGTTAAGGAGAAGCTATCGAGGTTCCCAAATACAAATCAGGCGGTCGCCGTACTGTACAATCCCTTAAAGGACTCAGATAGCACTCGGCACAACGACCCACCGTGCTGGAATTGGGTTCAGTTCAGGTTGAGAAAGGGAGAGCTCCACATAACCGCGGTCTTTAGGGGCCACGATTACGCCAAAGCCTTATACCCAAACCTCTATGCGATAGCATCGCTGGCTGAGGAGATTTATCCGAGAGGTACTAGAAGGCTTACTCTCTTGTCCACCAGCGCTCACATATACGAGTCTGACTATAAAGTTGTTGAGAAGTACGTGGCTCCATTCAGGCTGCTCTATAGAGTCTAG
- a CDS encoding aspartate aminotransferase family protein — MRRLSTSHGDHLDPAINEVLSLLEKVGSEDPDPRTGRLFAYVYEAGDENLRKIALKALTQFAEKNLLDFTVFKSAVFFEREVVGFAKSLMHGDADVVGTFTFGGTESIMLAVKAARDNYKRREGAAAVPKILAPLTIHPAFLKAADYLGLKVVRLPIKDAKADVNAFAEAIDKETALIALSAPNWPFGTIDPVEEVAEIALDMNIPLHVDACLGGFILPFFEMLGETVPKFDFRVEGVTSISLDAHKYGYAPKGASIVLFRNPELKKHSMFVDVSSPGYVFVNQAVLSSRPEGPLAAAFAVIKYLGVEGYKKLAEKVLYARNSIYQGMRKLGFESIGRVESSVMALYNANIDLISFVSNMRKLGWHLSLQRGLREYAIPDNIHLVISPIHANVVNEFLNDAVKALEMKPEIDAARIYAMVERGEFDQLVRWLQEGVIDSSIIPKILEAIPEEVAVELIKSIVVEWFKQ, encoded by the coding sequence ATGAGAAGATTAAGTACCTCGCATGGTGATCATCTAGACCCGGCCATCAATGAAGTTCTATCATTGTTAGAGAAAGTGGGATCTGAGGACCCTGACCCTCGGACAGGAAGATTATTCGCCTATGTATATGAAGCTGGTGATGAGAACTTAAGGAAAATTGCGTTGAAGGCTCTTACACAGTTTGCAGAGAAGAATCTACTCGACTTCACGGTCTTCAAAAGTGCCGTCTTCTTTGAAAGAGAGGTTGTTGGCTTCGCTAAGAGCCTAATGCACGGTGATGCCGACGTCGTAGGCACCTTCACCTTTGGAGGTACTGAGAGCATAATGTTAGCAGTGAAGGCTGCTAGAGACAACTACAAGAGGAGGGAGGGAGCGGCGGCCGTTCCTAAAATCTTAGCCCCACTAACGATTCACCCTGCATTCTTAAAAGCAGCTGATTACCTAGGCTTGAAGGTCGTAAGGCTCCCGATAAAAGATGCCAAAGCTGACGTCAATGCCTTCGCGGAAGCAATCGACAAAGAAACCGCACTGATTGCTCTCTCAGCCCCAAACTGGCCCTTCGGGACCATCGATCCAGTAGAAGAGGTAGCTGAGATAGCTTTAGACATGAACATCCCACTACACGTTGATGCGTGTCTAGGAGGCTTCATACTACCATTCTTCGAGATGCTTGGAGAAACCGTTCCCAAATTTGACTTCAGGGTTGAAGGAGTAACCTCCATCTCTCTAGACGCTCACAAGTACGGTTACGCTCCTAAAGGAGCTTCTATCGTGCTCTTTAGGAACCCCGAACTTAAGAAGCACTCAATGTTCGTAGACGTATCTTCTCCAGGCTACGTCTTCGTTAATCAGGCAGTCCTATCATCGAGACCCGAAGGACCGTTGGCTGCAGCATTTGCCGTAATAAAGTACCTTGGAGTTGAAGGCTACAAGAAGTTGGCGGAGAAGGTCCTCTACGCTAGGAACTCTATCTATCAAGGCATGAGGAAGCTGGGCTTCGAGAGCATAGGAAGGGTGGAGAGCAGCGTTATGGCCCTTTACAACGCCAACATTGACTTGATAAGCTTTGTCAGCAATATGAGGAAGCTCGGCTGGCACCTCAGCTTGCAAAGGGGCTTGAGGGAGTACGCAATACCTGACAACATTCACTTAGTCATAAGCCCAATACATGCTAACGTAGTAAATGAATTCCTTAACGATGCGGTCAAAGCTCTTGAGATGAAGCCGGAGATAGACGCAGCACGAATCTATGCAATGGTCGAGAGAGGTGAGTTCGATCAATTAGTGAGGTGGCTGCAGGAGGGGGTTATCGATTCAAGCATAATCCCCAAGATTCTCGAGGCTATCCCAGAGGAGGTGGCTGTAGAGCTTATCAAGAGCATAGTCGTGGAGTGGTTTAAGCAATGA
- a CDS encoding creatininase family protein: protein MKVLKLAELSWVELKKLLDEGLDTVFVPVGTIEAHGKHLPLGTDVYIPEKIAEVLCSKIGGVLAPTIPYGVTRSMIGYPGSLTLTVGTFKSMIKELAISFGKKGFKHVIFVNGHGGNTDSIKEAIREAYMEVGVKGMVIDWWLAARSVVDKYYPVGQGHALAEETAALIASRADLLKKELYDDDEYVSYQEGLWAYPLPASALAYKKEKPVLDFDVEKAKRFLEEVCEYLAKEVESVIERWRRGINRLEKRT from the coding sequence TTGAAGGTCTTGAAGCTAGCTGAGCTCTCGTGGGTTGAGCTCAAGAAGTTACTGGACGAGGGGCTCGACACTGTCTTCGTACCTGTTGGCACAATTGAAGCTCACGGTAAGCACTTGCCGTTGGGTACTGATGTCTACATCCCAGAAAAGATAGCTGAAGTTCTGTGCTCAAAGATCGGCGGGGTCTTAGCTCCAACCATCCCCTACGGAGTCACTAGGAGCATGATAGGGTATCCTGGCTCCCTCACGTTGACTGTAGGGACCTTCAAGTCCATGATCAAGGAGCTCGCAATCTCGTTTGGCAAGAAGGGCTTTAAGCACGTCATCTTCGTTAACGGTCATGGAGGAAACACGGATTCGATAAAGGAGGCAATTAGAGAGGCCTACATGGAGGTCGGCGTAAAGGGCATGGTGATTGACTGGTGGCTTGCGGCTAGAAGCGTAGTCGACAAGTACTATCCAGTTGGTCAAGGGCATGCACTAGCTGAAGAGACCGCGGCACTAATAGCCTCTAGAGCCGACCTTCTGAAGAAGGAGCTTTACGACGATGATGAGTACGTTTCGTATCAAGAGGGTCTCTGGGCCTATCCACTTCCAGCTTCAGCACTAGCCTATAAGAAGGAGAAGCCTGTCCTAGATTTTGACGTGGAGAAAGCTAAGAGGTTTCTCGAAGAGGTTTGTGAGTACTTAGCTAAAGAGGTGGAGAGTGTAATAGAGAGGTGGAGGAGAGGTATTAATCGCCTTGAGAAGAGAACTTAA
- a CDS encoding cation-transporting P-type ATPase, whose translation MRYHKGLTSEEVLLRLKTYGPNKVPERKENIVIIFLLKKFTGLTPYTVEIAALISFILGKYVDFAIMVSLLLVNSVIGVFHEYRAGKAVEMLESKLKVVVKALSRAMECHTRMSSQLTEIS comes from the coding sequence ATTAGGTATCATAAAGGTTTAACTAGTGAAGAGGTGCTTTTGAGGCTTAAAACCTACGGTCCTAACAAGGTACCTGAGAGGAAAGAGAACATAGTGATAATTTTCTTATTAAAGAAATTTACAGGGTTAACGCCATATACTGTAGAAATAGCAGCCTTGATCTCTTTTATCTTGGGGAAATACGTCGACTTCGCTATTATGGTTTCACTGCTCCTCGTAAACTCTGTTATCGGCGTTTTCCATGAGTATAGGGCTGGTAAAGCCGTTGAGATGCTTGAATCGAAGTTGAAGGTAGTCGTGAAGGCTTTGAGCAGAGCGATGGAATGCCATACCCGGATGAGCAGCCAACTTACGGAGATATCATGA
- a CDS encoding sodium:solute symporter family protein — MDPITVLVSIIAFLALCFFIAHQGKLRTERTIEDYFIAGRRIGSFIAAMTYSATTYSAFMMVGLVGLTAIHGVGALGFELVYLMGLMLAVLLGLRFYVAGKKWNIITPAQLLTERYGSPLLGMTVAILYHVFLIPYMAAQLIGVGVLVSGLTNNAIPFEIGALLVIVATLAYTLWGGMRAVAWTDTLQAIVMLASSLTMLFIAFQLAGGVGAVFEKLAQDSSVLGVPGPHNRFTLIAFISMTVPWFFFCVSNPQVVQRFYIPKSVRALRNMIGGFLIFGFIYTVIVTLLGLVAHILVPHIRDPNMVTPTLLTMIWEPIAILVLLGILAASISTLDSIMLALSSEFAMNVVKVVRPRYDELKALKISRAFMIVIVLATIVFSFTRGFIVELAVMSSSWLLQFVPAFIAALVWKRANKISAYASIVVGVAVTGMLTLARYTLQPDELSSWMQTVLQLDPGVWGLLAATLTLLAFSVSTKTDERGQRFVKEIEEALRELLK; from the coding sequence TTGGACCCTATAACCGTTTTAGTCTCGATAATAGCTTTTCTTGCTTTGTGCTTCTTCATAGCTCATCAAGGCAAGCTGAGGACTGAGAGGACCATTGAGGATTACTTCATAGCTGGAAGGAGGATAGGGAGCTTCATAGCGGCTATGACCTACTCAGCTACAACATATAGCGCTTTCATGATGGTTGGTCTCGTTGGATTAACGGCGATACACGGTGTTGGAGCATTAGGCTTCGAGCTCGTGTACTTGATGGGCTTGATGCTCGCCGTTCTACTTGGCTTGAGGTTCTACGTTGCTGGTAAAAAGTGGAACATCATCACACCAGCTCAACTGCTCACGGAGAGGTATGGGAGTCCATTACTTGGAATGACAGTTGCCATTCTCTACCACGTTTTCCTGATACCCTACATGGCAGCTCAGTTGATAGGCGTGGGTGTTTTGGTTAGCGGATTGACTAATAACGCCATACCATTCGAGATAGGTGCACTGCTAGTAATTGTAGCGACCCTTGCCTACACACTATGGGGTGGAATGAGGGCCGTTGCTTGGACGGATACGCTGCAAGCTATCGTGATGCTTGCATCGTCCCTCACAATGCTCTTCATAGCGTTTCAGCTAGCTGGAGGTGTAGGTGCGGTCTTTGAAAAGCTAGCTCAAGATTCGAGTGTGCTAGGAGTTCCCGGTCCTCACAATAGGTTTACGCTAATAGCGTTCATCAGTATGACCGTGCCCTGGTTCTTCTTCTGCGTATCCAATCCCCAAGTTGTTCAAAGATTCTACATACCGAAGTCTGTTAGAGCTCTTAGGAACATGATAGGAGGCTTTTTAATCTTCGGCTTCATCTATACAGTGATAGTGACTCTGTTAGGTCTCGTCGCTCACATACTTGTTCCTCACATCAGAGATCCGAACATGGTCACTCCCACACTGCTCACCATGATATGGGAGCCTATAGCAATACTCGTACTCCTAGGAATATTGGCTGCTAGCATATCAACCCTCGACTCGATAATGCTCGCTCTTAGTTCTGAGTTCGCGATGAACGTTGTGAAGGTCGTAAGGCCTAGATACGACGAACTCAAAGCATTGAAGATTAGCAGAGCCTTCATGATAGTCATAGTGTTAGCGACGATAGTATTCTCATTCACTAGGGGCTTCATAGTGGAGCTAGCAGTTATGTCCTCAAGCTGGCTTTTACAGTTTGTTCCAGCCTTCATAGCTGCTTTGGTGTGGAAGCGTGCAAACAAGATCTCAGCTTACGCTAGCATAGTAGTAGGTGTTGCCGTAACCGGGATGCTAACCCTTGCGCGCTACACACTACAACCAGATGAACTGAGTTCGTGGATGCAAACTGTATTACAGCTCGATCCGGGGGTTTGGGGTCTCTTAGCAGCAACTCTGACCTTGCTAGCCTTTTCCGTCTCTACGAAGACTGATGAGAGGGGGCAACGCTTCGTTAAGGAGATCGAAGAAGCATTAAGAGAGCTTCTTAAGTAA
- a CDS encoding sulfide-dependent adenosine diphosphate thiazole synthase, whose protein sequence is MTSVIVRSLPEDEITKIIVEHACKDWIKISRTDVIIVGAGPSGMTAARYLAKKGFEVVLFERRLSFGGGIGGGGMLFHKVVLGEPADQILREIGCKLTPVGNGIYVADAAEMLAKLASGAIDAGAKVILGVSVDDVIYRENPLRVEGVSIQWSAVQIAGLHVDPMFVRSRAVIDATGHDAEVVTVASKKIPNVSITLMGERSAYSELSEQLVVEKTGKVIEGLYVTGMAVAAVYGLPRMGPIFGSMLLSGRKVAEIVEKDLRER, encoded by the coding sequence CTGACGTCTGTGATAGTAAGGAGCCTACCTGAGGATGAGATTACCAAGATAATAGTTGAGCACGCTTGTAAAGACTGGATTAAGATATCAAGGACTGACGTCATAATTGTTGGAGCAGGACCCTCAGGTATGACGGCGGCAAGATACTTGGCTAAGAAGGGCTTTGAAGTAGTGCTTTTTGAAAGGAGATTGAGCTTCGGTGGCGGCATAGGAGGAGGCGGCATGCTCTTCCACAAGGTCGTGTTAGGGGAGCCAGCCGATCAAATATTGAGGGAGATCGGCTGCAAGCTAACTCCAGTCGGTAATGGGATTTACGTGGCAGACGCAGCAGAGATGCTTGCTAAGCTAGCTTCAGGAGCAATTGATGCAGGTGCCAAGGTTATACTGGGTGTTAGCGTGGACGATGTAATATACAGGGAGAATCCACTGAGGGTTGAGGGAGTAAGCATACAATGGAGCGCAGTTCAAATAGCAGGTCTCCACGTGGATCCGATGTTCGTTAGATCCAGAGCGGTGATAGACGCTACAGGCCACGACGCCGAGGTCGTGACCGTTGCTTCCAAGAAGATACCCAACGTCTCGATAACCCTCATGGGGGAGAGATCGGCTTATAGCGAATTGTCAGAGCAGCTGGTCGTAGAGAAGACTGGGAAGGTGATAGAGGGTCTTTACGTGACGGGGATGGCGGTGGCAGCGGTCTACGGTCTTCCGAGGATGGGGCCCATATTCGGCTCGATGCTTCTATCAGGGAGAAAGGTAGCTGAGATAGTTGAGAAGGACTTGAGAGAAAGATGA
- a CDS encoding DUF429 domain-containing protein, protein MVSSITFLGIDLAASSKRPSGYCVLYLEDMRCMTGMVRSDEEILGLASRFKPKVIAVDSPLSYATNGGAFRRCDLEARRRGFMVLPLSMPSMMKLTERGIRLKEGLERMGFKVIEVFPAGGFKALRIKSPKKGFNDALAGLRGLGLKLCDVWTVHELDAVMAAYIAYKYFKGEVEVLGDPIEGVIVIPRA, encoded by the coding sequence TTGGTCTCATCGATAACGTTTTTGGGCATTGACCTTGCCGCCAGCAGCAAGAGACCTTCCGGCTACTGCGTACTCTATTTGGAGGACATGCGCTGCATGACCGGCATGGTGAGGAGCGATGAGGAAATACTTGGCTTAGCGTCTAGGTTTAAGCCTAAGGTCATAGCAGTAGATTCTCCGCTATCCTATGCTACTAATGGAGGTGCGTTTAGGAGGTGCGACTTAGAGGCTAGGAGGAGAGGGTTTATGGTACTGCCATTAAGCATGCCAAGCATGATGAAGCTAACTGAAAGAGGGATTAGGCTGAAAGAGGGGCTGGAGAGAATGGGCTTCAAGGTCATAGAGGTCTTTCCTGCAGGAGGTTTTAAGGCTTTGAGGATTAAATCTCCTAAAAAGGGATTTAATGATGCTTTAGCTGGATTGAGAGGACTTGGCTTGAAGCTTTGTGACGTATGGACAGTTCATGAACTGGATGCAGTAATGGCTGCGTACATAGCATATAAGTACTTTAAAGGGGAGGTTGAGGTACTAGGAGACCCCATAGAGGGCGTCATAGTAATTCCAAGAGCTTAA
- a CDS encoding DUF4443 domain-containing protein, with protein sequence MMLSKVVSLIEGLTSSAIGPSPKFDEYHVIKLLMVLLKEGYIGRIRLSKILMLGEGSTRTLISRVKSLGLVEESRKGCSLTPSGREVAEVIASKISCMVGVPVESFGISGIGVGVLVKGAPPKVDVVKLRDEAIRRGAKALITMLLVKGKLTMPTVEEDVMARWPEVSRYIFDAVKPQEGDAILIGIADEYSMAERGALMAAWSLAFKQDGLVNASSTS encoded by the coding sequence ATGATGTTGAGCAAGGTCGTAAGCCTCATCGAGGGGCTTACGTCTAGTGCTATCGGGCCTTCACCTAAGTTTGACGAGTATCACGTGATTAAGCTCTTAATGGTCTTGCTCAAAGAAGGATACATTGGCAGGATTAGGCTATCTAAAATCTTGATGTTGGGCGAGGGGTCTACTAGAACTCTAATCTCGAGAGTGAAGTCCTTGGGTTTAGTGGAGGAATCGAGGAAGGGATGCTCTTTAACACCTAGTGGACGAGAGGTGGCTGAAGTCATCGCCTCCAAGATTTCATGCATGGTGGGAGTTCCTGTAGAGAGTTTCGGTATTAGCGGTATTGGAGTTGGAGTTCTAGTTAAAGGTGCTCCACCTAAAGTCGATGTAGTCAAGCTCAGAGATGAAGCAATTAGAAGAGGGGCGAAGGCCTTGATAACCATGCTTCTAGTCAAAGGGAAGCTAACCATGCCGACTGTGGAGGAGGATGTCATGGCTAGGTGGCCTGAGGTCTCAAGATACATCTTTGATGCTGTCAAGCCTCAAGAAGGAGATGCCATTCTAATAGGTATTGCGGACGAATACTCAATGGCTGAGAGGGGTGCATTGATGGCTGCGTGGAGTTTAGCGTTTAAGCAAGATGGATTAGTTAACGCCAGCTCTACAAGCTAG
- a CDS encoding DUF6114 domain-containing protein, with protein MGRDAYSLIGSIVMWFLELWNRRRIVLPLLFLATLASWMLIGVVPRTYAFVLGSFFAAITITVVFLTFLLLGTVVIDSIEAGFIPLERVPRVVVGSLIAIFAVIGVLLYLALMLVGAAPPPPLPFLFAILNAMTVTPMVTLAIVIPPTIGYFLLREKWRRLRARVPFWGSYLGLLAAFLCLYPILTLPQLWLIEWPKFFGTAGALALPSLFLLSYPREGAAKAVGLILPFIGFISWFTCFGGMTLGSILAILGGACAHSWSPSQRGG; from the coding sequence ATGGGAAGGGATGCGTACTCCCTAATAGGCAGCATCGTAATGTGGTTTCTTGAACTTTGGAATAGGAGGAGGATTGTTCTCCCCCTTCTCTTCCTTGCAACATTGGCTTCATGGATGTTAATAGGGGTAGTACCTCGCACCTACGCCTTCGTCCTCGGATCCTTCTTTGCGGCGATAACCATAACGGTCGTCTTCCTCACCTTCCTCCTCCTGGGAACCGTAGTCATCGACTCGATAGAGGCAGGCTTTATTCCGCTTGAGAGGGTTCCTAGAGTAGTTGTTGGCTCCTTAATAGCAATCTTCGCGGTTATAGGAGTCCTATTGTACCTCGCTCTAATGCTGGTTGGAGCGGCCCCTCCCCCTCCCCTCCCCTTCTTGTTCGCCATACTCAACGCTATGACTGTGACCCCTATGGTCACGTTGGCCATAGTTATCCCCCCAACGATAGGCTACTTCCTCTTGAGGGAGAAGTGGAGGAGGTTGAGGGCTAGGGTGCCATTCTGGGGGTCCTACCTAGGTCTCCTAGCAGCATTCCTCTGTCTCTACCCAATTCTCACGCTTCCTCAGCTATGGCTCATTGAGTGGCCGAAGTTCTTCGGTACAGCTGGAGCTCTAGCATTACCCTCACTCTTCCTCCTCTCCTACCCAAGAGAGGGTGCAGCTAAAGCTGTTGGCCTCATACTCCCCTTCATAGGCTTCATATCGTGGTTCACGTGCTTCGGAGGGATGACTCTAGGAAGCATATTAGCAATCCTAGGAGGGGCGTGCGCCCACTCCTGGTCCCCCTCTCAACGCGGCGGTTAG
- a CDS encoding MarR family transcriptional regulator has translation MAEEAILRLLRERGAKGVLQSELAEHIGFSKSTISYFLSKLESKGAIVRRRVPGSGFRVWLKGVESPSKLVRIGIVRAAEYPFIFDFKSRLEEEGFGVYVKVYNDGVAVMSDLVKGKIDACFSPLITQLVFYAVSRGKFRIVASGVSGGGSIVLMRGVKLNEVKRAGSTFASTMDACLATYLRERGLSDVEVVYFESPQRMVEALERKEVQMLSIWEPYASILESKGHERMVRFSDYIGPYPCCVLAVNPVEEELANLMIEKLIDSLSKRDYVDQATKLSNLIDVEPSIVRKSILEYTFQPTFEVKDINRYLRAVRLEIAIPWISRGLRGYGRVA, from the coding sequence ATGGCAGAGGAAGCCATACTAAGGCTTTTGAGGGAGAGGGGCGCTAAGGGGGTCCTTCAATCTGAATTAGCTGAGCACATAGGTTTCTCCAAATCGACTATATCCTACTTTTTATCGAAGCTTGAAAGTAAGGGGGCTATCGTTAGAAGGAGGGTTCCCGGCTCCGGCTTCAGAGTTTGGTTGAAGGGAGTAGAGTCGCCAAGCAAGCTTGTAAGGATTGGTATTGTGAGAGCTGCCGAATACCCCTTCATATTCGACTTTAAGTCTAGACTTGAAGAGGAAGGTTTTGGAGTCTACGTGAAGGTCTACAACGATGGAGTTGCAGTAATGAGTGACTTGGTTAAGGGCAAGATAGACGCCTGCTTTTCACCGCTCATAACACAGCTGGTCTTCTATGCTGTGTCTAGGGGGAAGTTTAGGATCGTAGCGTCTGGGGTTAGTGGTGGTGGAAGCATTGTTTTGATGAGGGGGGTTAAGTTAAACGAAGTTAAGAGGGCTGGCTCGACATTTGCCTCCACAATGGACGCTTGCTTGGCAACTTATCTGAGGGAGAGAGGTCTTAGCGATGTTGAGGTTGTTTACTTCGAGAGCCCGCAGCGCATGGTTGAAGCGTTAGAGAGGAAAGAGGTTCAAATGCTAAGCATATGGGAGCCCTACGCGAGCATCTTAGAGTCTAAGGGTCATGAGAGGATGGTTAGGTTCAGCGACTACATAGGTCCTTATCCTTGCTGTGTACTGGCTGTAAATCCGGTGGAAGAGGAACTTGCTAACTTAATGATCGAGAAGCTCATAGATTCATTGTCAAAGAGAGACTATGTAGACCAAGCAACTAAGCTAAGCAACCTAATAGATGTAGAGCCAAGCATTGTACGAAAAAGCATTCTAGAGTACACCTTTCAACCAACCTTCGAGGTCAAGGACATCAATAGGTATCTGAGGGCTGTTAGACTTGAGATTGCAATACCTTGGATCTCAAGAGGATTGAGAGGCTATGGAAGAGTAGCGTAG
- a CDS encoding MFS transporter, with amino-acid sequence MKWLLTLGFILIVFASQAVWVTFSPVLTQASQQIGVSVEMLGFLAITYPIFFLILTIPSGMLLDKNFRLWFLFGATTTFFAAVGRFLSFNYYWLLVCQLSGAIGQPFLLNAFVPYASQLYEERRTMIISILSLSMYLGTVFALAAGLELYSIGKLQMLFLPTAAIATIGILCILTSIGRVRFHTTEKFVIKEFRAVVKRRDLWVIGAILGFGIATFDNLATWLEPALESVGLGGIAGDAVAFAIILGLIGVALIPDRIAKKNIRTIYLRLITPIIAALFATMTFTINDLMIFAFIGTSGLLMLPAYPIIMDWIGKFCAREVQGSATGFVGLTSRVISVALTLGAMYFISHASLYFTYITLPVSIAFISTLLLPRDHKMKLPKVNT; translated from the coding sequence ATGAAGTGGCTACTCACATTAGGCTTCATCCTAATAGTCTTCGCATCTCAAGCGGTTTGGGTAACCTTCTCACCAGTACTAACCCAAGCTTCTCAGCAGATAGGTGTCTCAGTTGAGATGCTCGGCTTCCTAGCCATAACGTACCCCATCTTCTTCCTAATCTTGACCATCCCTAGCGGAATGCTCTTAGACAAGAACTTCAGGTTATGGTTTCTCTTCGGTGCAACGACTACATTCTTTGCAGCGGTTGGCAGGTTCCTAAGCTTTAATTACTACTGGCTCCTTGTATGCCAGTTATCCGGAGCTATTGGGCAGCCATTCTTGTTAAACGCTTTTGTTCCTTATGCCTCACAGCTCTACGAAGAGAGGAGGACAATGATCATTTCAATACTTAGCCTCTCAATGTACCTTGGAACGGTCTTCGCGCTAGCTGCGGGGCTCGAGCTCTACAGCATAGGTAAGTTGCAAATGCTCTTCCTACCAACAGCAGCCATAGCTACAATAGGCATACTATGCATCTTAACGTCAATTGGCAGGGTAAGGTTTCACACAACTGAGAAATTCGTGATAAAGGAGTTTAGAGCGGTAGTGAAGAGGAGAGACCTCTGGGTTATCGGAGCGATACTAGGATTCGGGATAGCAACGTTTGACAACCTTGCAACATGGCTTGAGCCCGCACTGGAAAGCGTTGGATTAGGAGGAATTGCTGGAGACGCAGTTGCCTTCGCAATAATACTTGGTCTAATAGGCGTAGCTTTAATCCCGGATAGAATAGCAAAGAAGAACATCAGGACCATTTACTTGAGGCTCATAACTCCAATAATTGCAGCACTTTTTGCAACCATGACATTCACGATAAATGACCTAATGATATTCGCTTTCATAGGCACAAGTGGTCTCCTCATGCTACCAGCATACCCCATAATAATGGATTGGATCGGGAAATTCTGCGCAAGAGAGGTTCAAGGGAGTGCTACAGGCTTTGTCGGTCTAACTAGTAGAGTCATATCTGTTGCATTGACTTTAGGGGCAATGTACTTCATAAGTCATGCAAGCCTCTACTTCACGTACATAACCCTGCCTGTATCAATAGCGTTCATATCAACGCTACTACTCCCTAGAGACCATAAAATGAAGCTTCCTAAAGTCAATACCTAA
- the sfsA gene encoding DNA/RNA nuclease SfsA: MMKLMELDRVRQAVIVERLNRFVVLVELDGELVRVHNTNTGRLHDVLVKGFRAIVTSISGRKLKYRLVGVEHRDGLYGIVDTITQEEAFRKALELSLIPYLRGYVLAKRNPRVNGVVHDYLLKRGDEYAVVEIKSAEFRGKRDEAMYPDCPTIRGRRHIINLIRLSKELNVKTYLIFLAAMPRPRCFMPFRGADPVVDELVREALRSGVEVRSIAMFMDQQGRIYLEDPDLPICSEWLKANNVQAASSS; encoded by the coding sequence ATGATGAAGCTCATGGAGCTTGATAGAGTTCGTCAAGCAGTTATAGTTGAGAGGTTGAATAGATTTGTGGTTCTAGTTGAGCTTGATGGCGAGCTTGTTAGGGTTCACAACACTAATACTGGTAGGCTTCACGACGTCCTTGTTAAGGGCTTTAGGGCGATAGTTACTTCGATAAGTGGTAGGAAGCTTAAGTATAGACTTGTTGGTGTTGAGCATAGGGATGGACTCTACGGTATAGTTGACACCATCACTCAAGAGGAGGCCTTCAGAAAGGCTTTGGAGCTAAGCTTAATCCCATATCTTAGAGGTTACGTGTTAGCCAAGAGGAATCCCAGGGTTAATGGCGTTGTCCACGACTACTTGTTAAAGCGTGGTGACGAGTACGCAGTGGTTGAGATCAAGAGTGCTGAGTTTAGGGGTAAACGTGATGAAGCCATGTACCCTGACTGCCCCACAATTAGAGGGAGAAGGCACATAATAAACCTGATAAGGCTCTCTAAGGAGCTGAACGTTAAGACCTACCTCATATTCTTGGCAGCAATGCCCAGACCAAGGTGCTTCATGCCCTTTAGAGGTGCTGACCCGGTAGTGGACGAGCTAGTTAGGGAGGCTTTGAGGAGTGGAGTTGAAGTGAGGTCGATAGCCATGTTCATGGATCAGCAAGGTCGTATATACCTCGAGGACCCAGATCTACCAATATGTAGTGAGTGGTTAAAAGCTAATAACGTTCAAGCTGCTTCGAGCTCATAA